Below is a genomic region from Henckelia pumila isolate YLH828 chromosome 3, ASM3356847v2, whole genome shotgun sequence.
aaacaacaggCTTTGTTGGGACAAAATAAAATTCACAGTAAAAAAGTATGGTTATAAAACAAGCAGGCCACACAAATATCTAAAACGACACAAACAAACCAAAACTAATAAACCTTTGAATAGAAAATTTCTCCCTTATaagaaaaaagaaatttaaaagaaTTTCTTTAGAAAACCTTACAACAAAAAattctataaaaaaattaataacaaaaaaccaccttgtCCAAAgggtaaaaaaaataattgcatatgttggttgtgcaataaAAAAtgacattatgcaaatgaatgtccaaaacgcaatgaaaaaaaaaaacaaagttaaacttcttgaagtattatatattattgaattctatccaataaaaataattaaattttcatacgacgatgaaaatatttattatcttgatgaatcaagtaaaTCAGATTTCGAATCAGATTgaacaattgattattcaataaaGAATAATGATTCAAATTAAGTAAATGATATTTCCGAAACAATTTAAAAAACAGGGAGTTCGAACAAACTTTTTATAGATAGAGAAGTTTGTCCTATATTTTTCAACTAATCAACTCTGatgtttaataattaaaaaacttttcttttctttttttccagGATGGCCCCTTTTCCTACAACTTCCACAGTTTAGGGTTTTAAAGTGAAATTGAGGCTTCTTATTAGAAGCTCCCATGGCGTGATCTGTCCGTCGATAAAGCTTCGAGTGTGAGCTTTCTTTGAAAATGGCTTTCCCATTCACTCCACAGCAGCAGCAGCAATCCCCTTTCCAATCTCCTTTCAACCAACCCAATCCTTTCCGACACACCACTCCTTCGCAACCCCAACAGCAGCCTCAATCTCCGTTCCACTTCCAACTCCAAGTCCAACAGTCACAACCGCAGCCGCAGCTCCAACAACCGCAACCTCTTGCACAACAGCAGCTTTATCTTCTAACTACTGATAAAGCTCCTGCAACTTACAGTACCAAATGGGCGGAGCTTCATCCCGACTCTCAAAAAGTTCTCCATCAAATTGAGTACATTTCTGCGATTTGAGGGCTTTTTTTTGgggaaaaaattatttctgCTCATTTTAATTGGGTTTTTCTTGGATGCAGGGAGAGAATTTTGGGATACAGAGATGAGAGTCAGCGATTGGATCAGTGTAGCCGGCTCTATGATTCATCCGTTTCCAATAATGGGTTTGAGAATCACGCCAGGTCTATCCTGCAGGTTTTTTTCTTCATCCCTTTGTTACACTCAATctgatattttgtaaaataatttttatatcagTTATAGTTTGTTTGGTTGCCTTCAGTTATTTGTCTGTGCCATTTGTTGGAAGTTCAACCTCATTGTATTTGTGCTTGTATTGGAACGTTGTGGCTGGAAACAaatttgcttttgttttttggGCATCATCAATAAATTTGTTTTATGTAATCgttgttgatttatttttaacaaAGCAATTTGGTTTATCATGAAATGAATCTGATACTGTCATCCACAAGAAAAAAATGTGTTTGGCATTTTTTACTTTTAACAGGTTTGTTTGGCAATTGGCATGTCTTACTTTAGCAGGAACTTGGTGGAATTGGTGTAGCTATAGATAGGCAGAAGGCAATTTTACAAGAGCTAATGACTGTCGTCAAAGATATGCTACGAAACACCGAAGGGGCTGTCCGTTCCTTTATGATGTTACAGCCCAGATTTATTCACCAAAATAAAGCGGCTGCAGCAAGTGCTTCTGCACCATCCCAACCTTTAGGAGCAGTGACCACTCAAACTTCAGGTGGTCAACCTGCGGCGAATAATATACTGCCAGTACTTGACTTCTACAGTGGTGTACCGAAGAAGCCATCTCCCTTCTTGTGCCAAACTGTTGCCAGATTTGAGAAGTTTGTATCGGAGTGTCGTCAATGGATTGAAGAGTTGGAGCAGTTATTGCTTTTAGATGAAAAGAACTTCTCCAATCCTGGTTCTTCGCTCTTACAATCCCTGCCCAAAGTCATGGCAAATGTACATGACTATTTTGTTCATGTTGCAGCAAAGGTAATGATGAGGTGCTCTCCTTGTGTTGTTTTCTATATTTGGTTTTACATTATTTGTTGTATTTCTGTTCATTTTGCTTATGATGTATTTGttgatttattcaatttttcCGGTACGTGTTCACAATAATTCTCCTGGTAAATACATTCAAGACAGGGGAGACATAATATCTCCAGTTTTTGGACTCCACAGATAATTAGGATTTACTGTTATTTCAGATATCGTATCTTTCTCATTAGAAAACTTGTATTTTTCTCCAGGGTTCTCTGTTATATTTTGATGGATTTTTTTATGCTTacgagtattttatttttcctttaGCGAATTATTTTCAATGACTTGCTTTTGTTAATGATTGCGTAGGTGGAAAGTATTCATCAGTATATTGAATCCATGAAAACTGCATATCTTGCTGAAAAGCGCCGTCTTGGGGATGGGAACGATCCATTTCTTGAGGCTGATCGACGGGAAACAGCTAAACAGGAGGCTGCCTCTCGAAGGACACACCCAACTCTTCACTTACCCGCAGTTTCAGATCCAACAGCTCAAGCTACTGGACCATTTAACAGCTCACCTGCACCTGTCTCATCAATGACAACTAATGTTCCTGTTGTTGTATCTGCCTCGAGTGGAAGTGGATCCTCACTCTTTTCCACTCCATCAATTGCCACATCATCTCCTTCTCTTTTCTCCACTCCCACAGCTTCTGCTCCAGTTTTGTCCTTGTTAGGAACCACAGCTTCCCCACAGTCATCACTGTTTAGTTCCTTATCTGCGTCATCCTCAGCATTTGCCATTTCCACTCCGTTGTTTAGTTCAACCCCAGCTTCTGGAGTCTCAAACTTTTCAACACCTTTTGCTACAGGTTAGTTCAATTTATTAGATTAATTGCAACTTGTTCTTCTATTGTTATCAAGATTCAAGATGACTAAGAACTACGAGCATAGAAAAAAGGCTACAGGTTTTTGTGCAAAAATCTTTGCCAACAAATGGAGACCCTTTTCTCTCCGCCCTGCCCCCTAAATACCAACGTTTTGGTCTTCTATCATTAATGGAATATTCATAAGTAGGACCCCACCCAATCTGTTGTTATTTCAGTGATTCATTCTGAAAATTGTCAGCCAGTTATGGATTAATGACAACGTTGTGACCACTTTTTATAGAAGCCGCAAGATATTCTCTGAAAGATGCCCCACTTATAAAGGCACACAAATCTTGTCAATATATTTATCCCAGatgataattaattattcttgTAATATAAAATTCTCAAtgcatttttctttcttttgcaAGCAGGTGCCGCAACTGGATCAGGAGCCAGCTTTGGGACTTTATCTGTGagtaattttgatatttttttgtcatACTCTGTTCATCCTTATTGCCTATTTTCACGGTTTGATCTGCCCATGTTTTGACCTACCTTCCAAAAGTGTACAAAAAAGCTAATTTGTCGGTTCATCTGATTTTCTTCTAATTATTAAGACTTGTCTGCCCAACGTTGCGAGAAACTCTGAAGTAGCAAATATTTTACTATATAGATCACATCAGAGAGAAAGATTGCTCATGGCTAGCACTTTCTTTCTCTTAGCGCCAGACCACTATTTTTCTCTTCAGTCTTTTTCCACAGCAGCTAAAAATgaagttttgttttattttattatcttTGCAACTGCAAATTAGTGACCAGTGCACATTCTTGATTGCCTTGATTCCCAAAATGCAAGATTTAGCTTCACTTCAATATATTCATTTTCTCTGATTTCTATACCTTTGTTGGTGTTTGACTTTCTTGTCATTCATTTATGGTTCCTCTTTTGTCGTGCAGAAGGCAAGAGCAAAAAGTCGCACTGGGCGTCGCTAATCAGCGAGAAGGCATCTCACTGTCTCTTCTCAGCTCGATTCTTTAACAACAGAAGGAAGCAGGCTTTTCTATGCGCGTTTGATTTTGTCCCTTGACCTAACTCAGGTAATTCCTTGCCAAGATGCCAACAATTGATATTGAGATTTAACGTCTCTGAATTTATACCTGAATCAGTATGCTCGAACAGAAGTGCATCTTGTATTTGTTGTATATTGGCTTTTATATTCTAGTTTTCAACCGAATTTCACATATCACAACCCTCTAAAAAGTTATTCCATTGTAACAATATTTAATGTCCTATGCAAATGTTTAATGGTCTAAGCGATATTTGGAGGCGCAGATTACATGATTTCATTATAACGAGACGTCCGGTCGGTAAATTATTTTATCTGCCTCAATTGGGATCATTACCTTCAATTCTCATATTTTGGAATTGAATTCCTATGTTGGTAGATcattgaaaattttcataatctCTGATTAAGATATTCACAACGATAGGCTGAACTTATTCATATCAATTAAAGGATGCCTGGTTGGCTAATCTGAAAGCGAAATCACATTTGTTTGTGTTATTTTATTGATGCTGATTCCAGTCAATCTTATCGGCTCATGAACAAATTCGGTGTCGATTTGGATCAAAGATAATTTGTTGAGTAAACTTGGAATGACCGTTGTTTTTATTTGACATTTTAACGTGTACCAAACTCGCgtaagattttcaaaaatgatgCATAAAATTCTCGTGAGATCGTGTTACGGCATAATTTTGTAATATTGATTTCTTATtagatttatattaaaattttagtttttatgtcaaaaatattatttttcattatatatatgaattatgGCGATGCATCTCAGATGAtatttatgccaaaaatattatttttcattatatatatgaattatgGCGATGCATCTCAGATGATATCCACTCTTCTTTTtttatacatttattttttataatccaCGTCATGTATATTGGATCATTATTTGAATCGAGTTAGATATGTTCACAATGCTGCCAACCAGTTTGGCTGATCAAGAATTAGTGTTAAATGTATGGATGTAAATGAACCGAACTGTTCGTGAGCTATTCGGAGTCCGGCTTGATAAAAAGCTCGTTTGTTAAGCTTATCGATCTTGATTTTGAGCTCGATAATTTTCACGAGCCGAGCTTGAGCAGTTGAGCTTAAGGATGTTCGGCTCGGTTAGCTGTCTCACGAATATGTTCATTTAATTTATATGGTTTGCAAACTTGAATTTGGTTCGTTTATCTAGTTTGAGTTTGATTCTTATATATATTCGTGAATATGTTATATGGCTTGTGAGCAAGCTCAAGCTCAGCTCATATGTTGAgtggacaaataaaaatattaatactaATTTAAATAACATGATTGGAACATAATACTttgttgaaagaaagatttatAACACGTCATGTAACCATAATTTATATTTCTGATTTTAACttgaaaattattatattaaaatgctcttaaaaatacaataaataaaatatttctatgTGCAACATTACTAATGAAtgaaaattcaatcaataaatTTTTGACGAAGTgaaataacaattttatttaaaacGTCTTACAATAATTAGAATTATATATAATAGTGAATGATATTCAAAAACTTTAAGTTAAAAGAAGTTATGAAATtatctaaattaaattttttgagttAAAAACTTGTTAACTCAATATAATGTATATGCAcaacattttaattaagttgtagaatatcattaaataaattatttcataTAAGGTAATGCATCTCtcgttaaaaaaataaataaataagagtATAGTGGTTTCTTAAATGTAAATTAAATTTGAACTTtaaaagtaatatatatatatatatatatatatattacttttaaagttcaaatttaatatatagttcttttatgATGTCCAACACTATATGTTCATTTCATGCttaccatgtacaatagatgagttgaccggtacaatagataagttgacttgtacatggtgggcatgaagtggacatatagtgttgggcaccataaaacaactctatatatatatatatatatatatatatatatatatatatatatatattataattataattaagcaacactaaatttttatatactCGTGAACTAAGCATAGAAAGTGTTAATTTTCTTCAAGGGTAAGTGTTCGAAACTTGGGTTTAGCATTTTTAGTTGGGAGCTTCAGAATTTATTTAAAACGTATAAAGAGAACCAAAACTTGcattttgaatttattaattagttGATCATGTGATGAAATTTTTGGAATGATGAATATAATTTGTACTATACAGCAGAGAAGAGTGCACCTTGAACCTGTATAGCCTCGAAGCAGTCGAAGGTTTGATGCTGAAATTTGCATCAGAATTTGATCTCTGATAAATTCAGAGATTTTGGGATATATTATGACTTGAGAAGTTAGTAATGATGTTATAAATTAATAAAGATCGAAACCTTTGATGAATAAAAttgatggttttttttttccaaattggGCTGGGTTGGAGGTTAAAGATTTACATCATGATAAGACTGTAAATCAAGTTATAGTCAATTTTATCGAGAAATTATAATCGAAAATAACTCAAACTCGAGCTCCGTTGTATGTCTGACGAGCCCGAAAACGAGCTTGCTTAACGAGTTCGAAAACAAACTTGCTAACGAGCTTGTTTAACGAGCTCGCTTAATGAGCCTGAAAACGAGCTGAACTCGAGCCAGACTCGTTTAATATGATAAACGAGCTATTAACGAGCCGAGACTTATGATAAAAGATTGGACCGAGTCCGAGACCTTATATATATCAAACGAGTCGAGTTTGATACTGTCGGCTCGGTACGGCTCATTTACATTCCTAGCTGGATGTTATGCatcgttttttttcttttttatttaattttttttgaactaAACGCTATTTCATTAAACTTATAAACTCgtaaaataacttttaaaatctagaagcttataagctctttttaataagtttagccaaaTATCCTCTAAATGATAAACGAGTCCCTTAATACAACATCTTTAATAAATAAAGGAATGACTGCTAATAGCACTAAGTTGATAGCATTAAGAAAACGACGCCGCGCAAGTTCATGTGCTACACGGTTGGCACTCCTTGGACAGTGATGAATAATTGCTTCTGGATCTCTTGCACATTGTTTTCCTTTTcgaaatcaaatttaattagaCACGTAACGTTACCAAATCTCGAATCCTAAATTTTACTCGGGAAAATAAAAACTTTAGCTTAGAACTTCGAGTAGAGCATATATTTTTTCCCATGAAACATTAAAGCATCGTTTAAATAAGtgcttataaaatattttttaagcacAAAAACTTGTAAGACTTTTTTATCGGTTAATTTTGTGATATTGATCTTTTATTCGATTCagtcaataaaaatattttttttctgtcAAAGTATTATCTTTCACTTTATATATAGATCAGATTGATCCGTCTAACGGATATTATAAGAGACCTACCCTTTTATATAAGtgtttttcacaaaattttataaaagattttaaaagttgttttaagagtaaatatgtattttgtataattattttataaaaacatttttacaATTAAAAAGGTGTTTGTacaactatttttaaaaaatacgatTTTATAATTAAAGTAATTGAAAGTATTtgaacaaatattttaaaaaaatattttaattctcgttcactttttttttttttttcaaaaacatcaaaaaaacatctctaattttttttttaaaaaaattagacttatagaacaattttttaaaaaaatattcaacattTTTTTGATGTTCAGGGCTACCAGTTTGTTCAATCTTCGGTTAAGGAGATTGTATTTTTGATGTAGTTTATTTGTCTATTTGTAATGTTAGTAatttatattatcaaattttcaATCTTAATATgctattttttcttttcttttcttcttcttttcttttca
It encodes:
- the LOC140891032 gene encoding nuclear pore complex protein NUP58 isoform X1; its protein translation is MAFPFTPQQQQQSPFQSPFNQPNPFRHTTPSQPQQQPQSPFHFQLQVQQSQPQPQLQQPQPLAQQQLYLLTTDKAPATYSTKWAELHPDSQKVLHQIEERILGYRDESQRLDQCSRLYDSSVSNNGFENHARSILQQELGGIGVAIDRQKAILQELMTVVKDMLRNTEGAVRSFMMLQPRFIHQNKAAAASASAPSQPLGAVTTQTSGGQPAANNILPVLDFYSGVPKKPSPFLCQTVARFEKFVSECRQWIEELEQLLLLDEKNFSNPGSSLLQSLPKVMANVHDYFVHVAAKVESIHQYIESMKTAYLAEKRRLGDGNDPFLEADRRETAKQEAASRRTHPTLHLPAVSDPTAQATGPFNSSPAPVSSMTTNVPVVVSASSGSGSSLFSTPSIATSSPSLFSTPTASAPVLSLLGTTASPQSSLFSSLSASSSAFAISTPLFSSTPASGVSNFSTPFATGAATGSGASFGTLSKARAKSRTGRR
- the LOC140891032 gene encoding nuclear pore complex protein NUP58 isoform X2, which translates into the protein MAFPFTPQQQQQSPFQSPFNQPNPFRHTTPSQPQQQPQSPFHFQLQVQQSQPQPQLQQPQPLAQQQLYLLTTDKAPATYSTKWAELHPDSQKVLHQIEERILGYRDESQRLDQCSRLYDSSVSNNGFENHARSILQELGGIGVAIDRQKAILQELMTVVKDMLRNTEGAVRSFMMLQPRFIHQNKAAAASASAPSQPLGAVTTQTSGGQPAANNILPVLDFYSGVPKKPSPFLCQTVARFEKFVSECRQWIEELEQLLLLDEKNFSNPGSSLLQSLPKVMANVHDYFVHVAAKVESIHQYIESMKTAYLAEKRRLGDGNDPFLEADRRETAKQEAASRRTHPTLHLPAVSDPTAQATGPFNSSPAPVSSMTTNVPVVVSASSGSGSSLFSTPSIATSSPSLFSTPTASAPVLSLLGTTASPQSSLFSSLSASSSAFAISTPLFSSTPASGVSNFSTPFATGAATGSGASFGTLSKARAKSRTGRR